In one Tachysurus fulvidraco isolate hzauxx_2018 chromosome 16, HZAU_PFXX_2.0, whole genome shotgun sequence genomic region, the following are encoded:
- the gja11 gene encoding gap junction protein, alpha 11 gives MGDWDLLGRLLDKVQKHSTVVGKIWLTVLFVFRILVLGAGAEKVWGDEQSDFICNTQQPGCENVCYDHAFPISHIRFWVLQIISVSAPTLVYLGHVLHIINEEKSIREAMKKAQNDQVNIFQKKGLKLPKYSNDKGKVSIHGRLLRSYILNLFCKILLEVGFILGQYYLYGFTLHAQYVCSRFPCPHKVDCFLSRPTEKNIFIWFMLAVSCVSLLLNLIEVFYLCVKKVNECLNRKRDYNVTSVTPVLTKKTFENKDHMIQNWMKRELHLQKREAANEVGKHCILEDHNTNDVEEVHI, from the coding sequence ATGGGTGACTGGGACCTCCTCGGCCGGCTGTTGGACAAGGTGCAGAAACACTCGACTGTAGTTGGGAAGATCTGGCTGACTGTGCTGTTTGTCTTCAGGATACTCGTTCTTGGAGCCGGTGCTGAGAAAGTGTGGGGTGACGAGCAGTCTGATTTCATCTGTAACACACAGCAACCCGGCTGCGAAAATGTCTGCTACGACCACGCGTTCCCAATTTCTCACATTCGCTTCTGGGTGCTGCAGATCATCTCGGTGTCTGCTCCCACGCTGGTCTACTTGGGACATGTCCTGCACATTATAAACGAAGAGAAGAGCATAAGAGAAGCTATGAAGAAGGCTCAGAATGATCAGGTTAACATTTTTCAGAAGAAAGGCCTCAAACTCCCCAAATACAGCAACGACAAAGGGAAAGTCAGTATCCACGGTCGTCTGCTGAGAAGCTACATTTTGAATTTGTTTTGCAAGATCTTGCTGGAGGTCGGATTCATTTTAGGACAGTATTACCTTTACGGATTTACGCTTCATGCTCAATATGTATGTAGTCGTTTTCCGTGTCCTCACAAAGTCGACTGTTTTCTGTCAAGGCCAACAGAGAAAAACATCTTCATTTGGTTTATGTTAGCGGTGTCTTGCGTGTCGTTGCTGCTGAACCTCATTGAGGTCTTCTACCTGTGTGTCAAGAAGGTCAACGAGTGCCTGAACCGCAAACGCGACTACAACGTAACATCTGTCACCCCGGTTTTGACCAAAAAGACGTTCGAAAACAAAGACCACATGATCCAGAACTGGATGAAACGTGAGCTTCATCTTCAGAAAAGGGAAGCTGCCAATGAAGTGGGCAAGCACTGTATTTTGGAAGACCACAACACTAATGACGTAGAAGAGGTTCATATCTGA